In Flexibacter flexilis DSM 6793, a genomic segment contains:
- a CDS encoding alpha-2-macroglobulin family protein has protein sequence MKIRPFILYFAVVVGLLAACSRNTIEISKRNFEQEIEQQQNLVFTFNQDVAKDSLFNLWDTTQYVHFEPAVRGRFRWTAANELTFSPEIGFAAGTDYKATLTPLISQLTTSEDGKLSVSSETMAFHTPYLNLTGTDIFWNKADDGKIELRFNLHFNYKVNPVEVMRLLSIEIDGKKLAATPKSSVISETVEVVVNPANAQDIDEKAIKISVEKGLKCIESGHVSNEPITLETTVPSRADLSIMQVEAQYEGEQGYLHIVANQGLDVRNAAQYIQFEPAVKFTVEALEYGFNIKGNFNSAINYELTISEGLRGIFGGTLRKELQQMVVFGQPEPAINFTEAKAIYLSSKGEKNVAVSIVNVPKVNILLYKIYENNILQHLRNTGLLYGGTEYFDGYGSFEDYGDLVMSREVATKSLKKDANGRYLVNLDFADNNNFKGIYVLKVQDTENQYNGAQRTMAVSDVGLIARETDNRIVVFANSLLTAKPLKEAEITLVSTNNQQVYKVKTDENGMAVFDNIRRKAAGFRTQMLTARYENEFTYMHLQQTATDKSRYEVDGMYENASGYQAYIYGDRDIYRPSETMHFNVILRNEKWLAPEKLPVKFKVTLPNGREMLTQRAQLNAQGAFTADVKLPDAAVTGTYNVEVLTGNDVILNSQAISVEEFMPDRIRVNVVADKETVRPAETFSIKATAANLFGTNAAGRNYQTELTFSRENFAPKGYEDYKFNIEGLDNMTFASQYHEGKTDDNGEFEQSFSVPAEFEASGLLKGRIYTTVFDENGRPVNRITQVSVPTQNVFAGIKYFDSYVDVNKSLLVPIVALNEKGKGVSTTLNVAVIKYEWYSVAQESYSGSGFRYVSQRKEKVMLSRSMAVNGGGSTSFAYVPASSGEYEIRVYAGDWNRYVAQSFYAYGFGYTSNTSFEVNKEGNIDIAFDKESYKIGEKADILFKTPFAGKMLVTVERNQMYEHFWLETDKKSAKLSLPIEEKHLPNIYVTATLFRPVDDGSMPITVGHGFKSVRVTDPETELPVSIEAVAQAKSNSRQKITVKTESGGEPVEVTIAVVDEGILQLKNYKSPNPHDFFFRKRALQVNSYDMYAVVFPELKAHKNSKVGGDGYDLSRRVNPLTNKRVKLMAYWSGQLKTNSDGEASYTIDIPHFSGELRVMAVAYRGRAFGAAEKPMKVADDLVLSSSLPRFLSPADEAVVPVTLSNTTKRSLNVAVSLAASGAVQADGETAQTVGIEPNSEKQVFFKVKAANQVGQANVQVTARAAGQTFTEKTDITVRPSASLNKKNFSGVLAAGSNANLDFGTDYLPNSGAGSLLVSASPLVQFSENLNSLLQYPYGCAEQTVSAAFPQIYFQEIAKTLYKKNPKQYAAMPSSNPNYNVQEAINKLQNMQLYDGGISYWSGGEQSQWWASAYAAHFLIEARNAGFEVNTSTLDKLLSYLGQKAKAKELEKYSYYTESNQRIIKNIAPKEIAYSLYVLALAGRPDVPTMNYYKANKALLAIDSKYLLGAAYLLASDQISYKTALPSAFVGERSVAANGGSFYSFVRDEAISLSCLVDVDANNPQIPMMARHLAVELKRDPYLSTQENAFALLALGKLAKKAANSKATASVNANGKTLGNFAGSDLWLDKGVLGKMLNISTSGKGQVYYFGEMSGIPASGQVKEEDSYLRVRRSFYDRNGNVLSGNTFRQNDLIVVKITVSTTDRSRVENIVLTDMLPAGFEVENSRLSTSTELAWVTNASIPDHLDIRDDRVNIFTDAYGSERTYYYVVRAVSRGKFALGAVSADAMYDGEYHSYNGAGTIEIVEREAMP, from the coding sequence ATGAAAATCAGACCTTTTATTTTGTATTTTGCGGTGGTTGTGGGCTTGCTGGCGGCTTGTTCGCGCAACACCATTGAGATTTCTAAGCGCAATTTTGAGCAAGAAATCGAACAGCAACAAAATTTGGTTTTTACGTTTAACCAAGACGTAGCCAAAGACTCATTGTTTAACCTCTGGGACACGACGCAATACGTGCATTTTGAGCCTGCCGTGCGTGGGCGTTTTCGCTGGACAGCCGCCAACGAACTAACTTTTTCTCCCGAAATTGGCTTTGCCGCTGGCACGGACTACAAGGCCACACTTACGCCGCTCATTAGCCAACTGACCACGTCCGAAGATGGCAAGTTGAGTGTAAGCAGTGAAACAATGGCATTTCATACGCCATATTTGAACCTGACGGGAACAGATATTTTTTGGAATAAAGCCGACGATGGCAAAATCGAACTGCGCTTTAACCTGCATTTCAACTACAAAGTAAATCCTGTGGAGGTGATGCGCCTTTTGAGCATCGAAATAGACGGTAAAAAGCTGGCCGCCACGCCCAAAAGTAGCGTAATTAGCGAAACGGTGGAGGTAGTCGTAAATCCCGCCAACGCGCAGGACATCGACGAAAAAGCCATCAAAATTAGCGTAGAAAAAGGCCTGAAATGTATAGAAAGTGGCCACGTGAGCAACGAACCCATCACGCTGGAAACGACAGTGCCGTCGCGTGCCGACTTGAGCATTATGCAAGTAGAAGCTCAATACGAAGGTGAGCAAGGTTATTTGCATATCGTTGCCAATCAGGGACTTGACGTGCGAAACGCTGCCCAATATATTCAATTTGAGCCAGCCGTAAAATTCACAGTTGAGGCGTTGGAATATGGTTTTAATATCAAAGGCAATTTTAATTCGGCTATCAATTACGAACTTACCATTTCGGAAGGTTTGCGCGGAATTTTTGGCGGCACTTTGCGCAAAGAATTGCAACAAATGGTTGTGTTTGGTCAGCCCGAACCCGCCATTAATTTCACGGAAGCCAAAGCCATTTATTTGAGTTCGAAGGGCGAGAAAAATGTAGCTGTGAGCATTGTTAATGTTCCAAAAGTCAATATTCTTTTATACAAAATTTACGAAAATAACATTTTGCAGCACCTGCGCAACACGGGGCTTTTGTATGGCGGAACAGAATATTTTGATGGCTACGGTAGCTTTGAAGATTACGGCGATTTGGTGATGAGTCGCGAAGTGGCTACCAAATCCCTGAAAAAAGATGCAAACGGTCGTTATTTGGTGAACTTGGATTTTGCCGACAACAACAATTTCAAAGGAATTTATGTGCTAAAAGTGCAAGACACCGAAAACCAATACAATGGCGCACAACGCACGATGGCCGTTTCGGACGTGGGTTTGATTGCCCGCGAAACGGATAATCGCATTGTGGTTTTTGCAAATTCCTTGCTGACGGCCAAACCATTGAAAGAAGCTGAAATTACGCTTGTCAGCACCAACAACCAACAAGTTTATAAGGTCAAAACCGACGAAAATGGTATGGCAGTGTTTGATAACATTCGCCGCAAGGCCGCAGGTTTCCGCACGCAAATGCTTACGGCGCGTTACGAAAACGAGTTCACGTACATGCACTTGCAACAAACGGCTACCGACAAATCGCGCTACGAAGTGGACGGAATGTACGAGAATGCTTCTGGTTATCAAGCTTATATCTACGGCGACCGCGACATTTATCGCCCATCGGAAACCATGCACTTCAACGTGATTTTGAGAAATGAAAAATGGCTTGCGCCCGAAAAATTGCCTGTGAAGTTTAAAGTAACCTTGCCCAATGGCCGCGAAATGCTCACGCAACGCGCCCAACTCAACGCGCAAGGCGCATTTACGGCAGACGTGAAATTGCCAGATGCCGCCGTAACGGGTACTTATAACGTGGAAGTGCTGACAGGCAACGACGTAATTCTTAACTCACAGGCTATCAGCGTGGAAGAGTTTATGCCCGACCGCATTCGCGTAAACGTGGTGGCCGACAAAGAAACGGTACGCCCCGCCGAAACTTTCAGTATTAAGGCCACAGCCGCCAATCTGTTCGGGACGAATGCCGCAGGCCGCAACTACCAAACGGAACTGACTTTTAGCCGCGAAAATTTTGCCCCAAAAGGCTACGAAGATTATAAATTTAACATCGAAGGGCTGGACAACATGACTTTTGCGTCGCAATACCACGAAGGTAAAACCGACGACAATGGCGAGTTTGAACAGTCGTTCAGTGTACCAGCCGAATTTGAGGCCAGTGGCTTGCTCAAAGGTCGCATTTACACGACGGTTTTTGATGAAAATGGCCGCCCTGTAAATCGCATTACGCAAGTGTCCGTGCCGACGCAAAACGTTTTTGCTGGTATCAAATATTTTGATAGCTACGTGGACGTAAACAAATCGTTGCTGGTGCCTATCGTTGCCCTGAACGAAAAAGGCAAAGGCGTAAGCACAACGCTCAACGTGGCCGTAATCAAATACGAATGGTATTCGGTGGCGCAAGAAAGTTATTCGGGTTCAGGCTTCCGCTACGTTTCGCAACGCAAAGAAAAAGTAATGTTATCGCGTAGCATGGCCGTAAATGGTGGCGGTAGCACGTCGTTTGCTTACGTTCCTGCCAGTTCGGGCGAATACGAAATTCGGGTGTACGCAGGCGACTGGAACAGATACGTGGCGCAGTCGTTTTATGCTTACGGCTTTGGCTACACCAGCAACACTTCTTTTGAGGTAAATAAAGAAGGTAACATTGATATTGCTTTTGATAAAGAAAGTTACAAAATCGGTGAAAAAGCAGACATTTTGTTCAAAACGCCATTTGCGGGCAAAATGTTAGTAACCGTAGAGCGCAACCAAATGTATGAGCATTTTTGGTTGGAAACCGACAAAAAATCGGCTAAACTCTCGCTTCCTATCGAAGAAAAACATTTGCCAAATATCTATGTTACAGCGACTTTGTTCCGACCTGTGGACGATGGCTCTATGCCTATCACGGTAGGGCATGGCTTTAAGTCGGTGCGCGTAACCGACCCCGAAACGGAGTTGCCTGTGAGCATTGAGGCGGTGGCGCAAGCCAAATCGAACAGCCGCCAGAAAATTACGGTCAAAACCGAAAGCGGCGGCGAACCTGTGGAAGTAACTATCGCTGTGGTGGACGAAGGTATTTTGCAATTGAAAAATTATAAATCGCCGAATCCGCACGATTTCTTTTTCCGTAAACGCGCCTTGCAAGTAAACAGTTACGATATGTACGCGGTGGTTTTCCCTGAGCTAAAAGCGCACAAAAACAGCAAAGTGGGCGGCGACGGTTACGACCTTTCGCGCCGCGTAAACCCACTGACCAACAAGCGTGTAAAACTCATGGCTTACTGGAGTGGCCAACTCAAAACCAATTCGGACGGCGAAGCCTCATACACGATAGACATACCGCATTTTTCGGGTGAGTTGCGTGTGATGGCCGTGGCGTACAGAGGTAGAGCTTTTGGCGCAGCCGAAAAACCGATGAAAGTGGCCGACGATTTGGTATTGTCTTCGTCGTTGCCGCGTTTCTTGAGTCCAGCCGACGAAGCGGTAGTTCCCGTAACATTGAGCAACACCACCAAACGCAGCCTCAATGTGGCCGTGTCTTTGGCGGCCAGTGGCGCGGTGCAAGCCGACGGCGAAACCGCTCAAACCGTTGGTATTGAACCAAATAGCGAAAAGCAAGTTTTCTTTAAAGTAAAAGCAGCCAACCAAGTAGGCCAAGCCAACGTACAAGTAACGGCACGCGCCGCAGGTCAGACTTTTACCGAAAAAACAGATATTACGGTAAGGCCTTCGGCTTCGCTGAACAAAAAGAATTTTTCGGGTGTGTTGGCCGCAGGCAGCAATGCTAATTTAGATTTTGGAACAGATTATTTGCCTAATTCGGGCGCGGGTTCGTTGCTGGTGAGTGCTTCGCCTTTGGTGCAATTCTCCGAAAACCTCAACAGTTTGTTGCAATATCCGTATGGCTGTGCCGAACAAACCGTTTCGGCGGCGTTTCCGCAGATTTATTTCCAAGAAATAGCCAAGACTTTGTATAAGAAAAATCCGAAACAATACGCGGCCATGCCGAGCAGCAACCCGAACTACAACGTACAAGAAGCCATCAATAAACTGCAAAATATGCAGCTTTACGACGGCGGCATTAGTTACTGGTCGGGTGGTGAGCAGTCGCAATGGTGGGCTTCGGCGTATGCGGCGCATTTCTTGATAGAAGCCCGAAACGCTGGTTTTGAGGTGAATACAAGCACTTTAGACAAACTTTTGAGCTATTTGGGACAAAAAGCCAAAGCCAAAGAATTGGAGAAATACAGCTATTATACGGAAAGCAACCAACGCATTATCAAAAATATTGCGCCAAAAGAAATTGCGTACTCGCTGTACGTGTTGGCGTTGGCAGGCCGCCCCGACGTGCCGACCATGAACTATTACAAAGCCAACAAAGCACTTTTGGCCATCGACAGCAAATATTTGTTGGGCGCGGCTTACTTGCTGGCTTCCGACCAAATCTCTTACAAAACGGCCTTGCCTTCGGCTTTCGTGGGTGAACGTTCGGTGGCTGCCAACGGCGGAAGTTTCTACTCGTTTGTACGCGATGAAGCGATTTCGTTGAGCTGTTTGGTAGATGTGGACGCAAATAATCCGCAAATCCCGATGATGGCCAGACATTTGGCCGTCGAACTCAAACGCGACCCGTATTTGTCCACACAAGAAAATGCTTTCGCGTTGTTGGCCTTGGGCAAATTGGCCAAAAAAGCCGCCAACAGCAAAGCAACCGCCAGCGTAAACGCCAACGGAAAAACCTTAGGTAATTTTGCGGGTTCGGATTTGTGGTTGGATAAAGGTGTTTTGGGTAAAATGCTTAATATCAGCACATCAGGCAAAGGGCAAGTGTATTATTTTGGAGAAATGTCGGGTATTCCTGCATCGGGACAAGTGAAAGAAGAAGACAGTTATTTGCGCGTGCGCCGCAGTTTTTACGACCGCAACGGCAATGTGCTTTCGGGCAATACTTTCCGCCAAAACGATTTGATTGTGGTAAAAATCACGGTGAGTACTACGGATAGAAGTCGTGTAGAAAACATTGTATTGACGGATATGTTACCAGCAGGTTTTGAGGTAGAAAACTCGCGTTTGAGCACTTCTACGGAATTGGCTTGGGTAACAAATGCTTCTATTCCTGACCATCTGGACATCAGAGACGACCGCGTAAATATTTTCACGGATGCCTACGGCTCAGAACGCACTTATTACTATGTGGTGCGTGCCGTTTCGCGTGGCAAATTTGCGCTGGGTGCGGTGAGTGCCGATGCCATGTATGACGGCGAATATCATTCGTACAATGGTGCGGGTACTATCGAGATTGTAGAACGCGAGGCGATGCCTTAA